The Mytilus edulis chromosome 12, xbMytEdul2.2, whole genome shotgun sequence genome contains a region encoding:
- the LOC139499269 gene encoding uncharacterized protein, which translates to METATWDCTVEDKKLYICVNGRKMVGDDGECLVLEEIGHGKSGVELWLFKELQGIKDLKRTSFLQEALETSLKDSTAKVKTAKKKKKLEECMLTITKSKTMDQCRETYPDHCDGIDKFLDLDITKNCIPSSFVSYCQEAVDTADLDNTIPEDFSPDINININLNGTNISNNTIVNNIINHIKKHTLKKLLSKKKYILESIVDKNDICDSDNNDICDSDNNDICDSDNHDNTADDSGFPDTSEMNISSFDTEIDLNSICTESNAETQQPETSSIVSQDLFVD; encoded by the exons ATGGAGACGGCGACGTGGGATTGTACTGTCGAAGACAAGAAGTTATATATCTGTGTGAATGGAAGAAAGATGGTTGGCGACGACGGGGAGTGTCTAGTATTGGAGGAAATTGGACATGGAAAGTCAGGTGTAGAGTTATGG TTGTTTAAGGAGTTGCAAGGAATTAAAGACTTGAAAAGAACAAGCTTTTTACAAGAGGCATTGGAAACCTCACTTAAAGATTCTACCGCAAAAGtcaaaactgcaaaaaaaaagaagaaattggAAGAGTGCATGCTAACCATAACAAAAAGCAAAACAATGGACCAGTGCAGAGAAACATATCCAGATCACTGTGATGGGATAGACAAATTTTTAG atttagaTATTACAAAAAATTGCATTCCATCATCTTTTGTTAGTTACTGCCAAGAAGCCGTGGACACAGCGGATCTGGACAACACCATTCCTGAAGATTTCAGTCCAGATATTAACATTAACATTAATCTAAATGGAACCAATATTTCAAACAatacaattgtaaataatatCATCAATCATATAAAGAAACATACACTTAAAAAAttattgagtaaaaaaaaatatattttggaatCCATTGTTGATAAAAATGATATATGTGATAGTGATAATAATGATATTTGTGATAGTGATAATAATGATATTTGTGATagtgataatcatgataatactgCAGATGATTCTGGATTCCCAGATACCTCTGAAATGAATATTAGCAGTTTTGATACTGAAATTGATTTGAATAGTATATGCACAGAAAGTAATGCTGAAACCCAGCAACCTGAAACCTCAAGTATTGTGTCTCAGGACCTATTTGTTGATTGA
- the LOC139498676 gene encoding tRNA-splicing endonuclease subunit Sen34-like produces the protein MSDRCRIKIYLQNQNVFVWSAKDSVTLREEWRIVGSLVGCLPRLPRQNNQLGLPLQLLPEETTMLLQKGVCLLVKPKENLLESTPEQVKEHEKLRSDLYKEQIELFKDERRKEMMHNLHQIKEGKRKKLKEEIERKKEAGETVNETDLDVEIDIDTIQIPPVALKNSLVQLYTESPYNEALDECASEWSYPTSDKETTRYKVFTDLWMKGHYLTSGSKFGGDFLVYPGDPAKFHSFYIAVCRPYKQQISMSDFISLARMGSNVRKTVILCSVDDNDQVVYTSIQWTGIA, from the exons ATGTCTGATCGTTGcagaatcaaaatatatttacagaACCAAAATGTATTTGTATGGAGTGCTAAAG ATTCTGTGACATTGAGGGAGGAATGGAGAATTGTTGGATCATTGGTGGGATGTCTTCCACGTTTACCTCGACAGAACAACCAACTTGGGCTACCTTTACAGTTACTTCCAGAGGAAACCACAATGTTACTACAAAAAG GTGTGTGTCTGTTGGTAAAACCAAAAGAAAACTTACTGGAGTCAACACCTGAACAGGTCAAAGAGCATGAAAAACTAAGATCAGATTTGTACAAGGAGCAG ATTGAACTTTTTAAAGATGAAAGAAGGAAAGAAATGATGCACAATCTTCATCAGATCAAAGAAGGAAAGAGAAAAAAGCTAAAGGAAGAAATAGAGAGAAAGAAAGAGGCAGGAGAAACAGTCAATGAAACAGATTTAGATGTAGAAATAGATATAGACACTATACAGATACCTCCAGTTGCTCTGAAAAATTCTCTAGTACAACTTTATACTG AAAGTCCATATAATGAAGCTTTAGATGAATGTGCCTCTGAATGGAGTTATCCTACCAGTGACAAAGAGACTACGAGATACAAAGTATTTACAGATTTATGGATGAAAGGGCATTATCTAACCTCAGGAAGTAAATTTGGTGGAGATTTCTTGGTTTATCCAG GAGATCCTGCCAAATTCCATTCATTTTACATAGCTGTGTGTCGGCCATACAAACAACAGATATCCATGTCAGACTTTATATCATTGGCAAGAATGGGATCGAATGTTCGTAAAACTGTGATATTGTGTTCTGTTGATGACAATGATCAGGTTGTTTACACCTCGATACAATGGACAGGAATAGCTTAA